In Porites lutea chromosome 9, jaPorLute2.1, whole genome shotgun sequence, a single window of DNA contains:
- the LOC140947428 gene encoding uncharacterized protein encodes MSVTVTIHKGELAQIKRLIGEEKVKKGQLYGLWTHSFQPVIQYVIGEPKSGDGTKIEECLQEQHFLQHVGNWSTLGDGVNLSSKKSGKAPPSFVKMGVELVDNETINVKPCVFQENSNYEKELDALIEELEGDSAFRLIKTGPFGNWESSLSERYHHEKVKDANNLKVIKQTTKPANEAETKDTQWYSTEDGMKLFGLIHGVFQKQFEITGTSRDKKTHDISITLKSGRKEFIVDFPSDFPSGRAIINDGREKREISLRENATEGIGKSKKESQNQAKKAKRNKVLKKTEEKGTTSKQVAVKKTEEKRTTSRQVAVAPNEEAPAEEAPNENENDNASAGEPEGAVQKEAEPSKQPSLEEIPELLVKGIRQILQGSEV; translated from the exons ATGAGCGTTACGGTCACAATCCACAAAGGCGAACTAGCGCAAATCAAACGTCTCATAGGTGaggaaaaagtaaagaaaggaCAGCTTTATGGCTTGTGGACCCATTCATTTCAACCAGTTATTCAGTATGTTATCGGTGAACCAAAGAGTGGAGATGGGACGAAAATTGAAGAATGCCTTCAAGAACAACATTTCTTACAGCACGTGGGAAACTGGAGCACTCTTGGTGATG GTGTTAACCTCTCCAGCAAGAAATCAGGCAAAGCGCCACCGTCTTTCGTAAAAATGGGCGTCGAACTGGTAGACAACGAAACTATAAACGTGAAGCCTTGTGTTTTCCAGGAAAACTCCAATTACGAGAAGGAATTAGACGCACTGATTG AAGAGCTAGAAGGAGACAGTGCTTTTCGCCTAATCAAGACCGGTCCATTTGGAAACTGGGAATCCTCCCTTAGTGAGCGCTACCACCATGAAAAAGTGAAAGATGCTAATAATTTGAAGGTGATTAAGCAAACTACAAAACCTGCAAACGAAGCTGAGACTAAAGACACCCAATGGTATTCGACTGAAGATGGAATGAAGCTGTTCGGATTGATTCATGGCGTTTTTCAAAAGCAATTTGAAATCACAGGAACGAGCAGGGACAAGAAGACACATGACATATCCATCACCTTGAAAAGTGGTCGAAAAGAGTTCATCGTTGATTTCCCTTCCGATTTTCCCAGTGGCAGGGCTATTATTAATGATGGCAGGGAAAAGCGAGAGATAAGCTTAAGAGAAAATGCAACGGAAGGAATTGGTAAATCCAAAAAGGAAAGTCAAAACCAAGCCAAGAAAGCAAAGCGAAACAAGGTATTGAAGAAGACGGAGGAAAAAGGAACAACAAGCAAGCAGGTTGCAGTGAAGAAGACGGaggaaaaaagaacaacaagcAGGCAGGTTGCAGTGGCACCCAACGAAGAAGCACCAGCAGAGGAGGCACCAAACGAGAACGAGAATGATAACGCATCAGCTGGCGAGCCGGAAGGTGCAGTGCAAAAGGAAGCAGAGCCATCGAAGCAGCCCAGTCTGGAAGAGATACCAGAGTTGTTAGTTAAAGGTATCCGTCAAATCCTGCAAGGATCGGAAGTTTAA
- the LOC140948498 gene encoding prokineticin receptor 2-like, whose amino-acid sequence MWQTANSSSHQDEAGNSNCSFEVSKEILIFINVLALLVALVGNSFLVAALTKIKEPLMLLIANMAASDLLTAIFLLPRFITFAVRESPAWPVQGLGGTILCKMCTFLSDTSISVSSQSLVMIAVERFLAFLYPFKALLITVRTRRLLIASTWIVAMAIHAPYFIAFDLVKSQNVTKCRNKWEIDNNSAFLKYNIFLYLAVVLIPLVVISILYPIIVCDLWKDKMASHRSSKGVKCRRQCNKNLFKLAAATILTFIVCWQPFAVMTFLMFFGANPKCSQVFDVIFQISQWLASSYCAVNPIICFVFLRNFQAELRILCRLRRNHVPAKARTSTGLVECKIELLQRSSHSHLSLQTNSL is encoded by the coding sequence ATGTGGCAAACTGCAAACTCCTCTTCTCATCAGGACGAAGCTGGAAACAGTAACTGCTCCTTTGAGGTTTCAAAGGAGATATTGATTTTTATAAACGTCCTTGCTCTTCTAGTGGCCCTGGTAGGAAACAGTTTCCTTGTCGCCGCTTTAACGAAGATAAAGGAACCACTTATGCTCCTTATCGCCAACATGGCTGCCTCCGATCTTTTGACAGCGATCTTTTTACTTCCCCGCTTTATTACATTTGCAGTTAGAGAATCTCCTGCTTGGCCGGTACAGGGGTTAGGAGGAACAATTTTATGTAAGATGTGTACGTTCTTAAGCGACACATCGATTTCAGTGTCAAGCCAGAGCCTGGTGATGATTGCAGTCGAACGTTTTCTTGCGTTCTTGTACCCGTTTAAGGCTCTTCTCATCACCGTAAGAACACGCCGCCTTTTAATTGCATCCACTTGGATTGTTGCCATGGCTATCCACGCGCCATATTTCATCGCCTTTGATCTCgtaaaaagccaaaatgtcaCCAAATGTCGAAACAAATGGGAAATTGACAACAATTCTGCCTTTCTCAAGtacaacatatttttatatttagcAGTTGTGCTTATACCTCTTGTTGTGATCTCCATTCTTTACCCGATCATTGTGTGTGACCTGTGGAAAGACAAAATGGCCTCGCATCGAAGCTCAAAGGGCGTAAAATGTAGACGTCAATGTAACAAGAATTTATTTAAACTAGCTGCAGCGACTATATTGACATTTATAGTATGCTGGCAGCCTTTTGCAGTAATGACTTTTCTCATGTTCTTCGGCGCAAATCCTAAATGCAGCCAGGTATTTGATGTAATATTTCAAATATCTCAATGGCTGGCCAGCTCATATTGCGCAGTGAATCCGataatttgttttgtatttttgagaaattttcaagcTGAGCTTCGTATTCTTTGTCGACTGCGGAGAAATCATGTTCCTGCAAAGGCAAGGACCAGCACGGGATTAGTAGAGTGCAAAATTGAATTGCTTCAGAGGAGCTCTCATTCCCACTTGTCACTGCAAACAAATTCTTTGTAG